In the Pectinophora gossypiella unplaced genomic scaffold, ilPecGoss1.1 Pgos_34, whole genome shotgun sequence genome, TTTTCTTTAACCTCACTCAATAGAACGTCTCTTTCCAAAGTATTAAACGCGTTGCAAATATCAAGCTTCAGTACAATGCTGTCCGAGTTCGATGGTTCCATTACGAACGACCGCGTTGCGTGGATGgccgcctcacaacccagacgcgTCCTAAAACCCAACTGGTGTGGCTGGAAATAACCGgccatgttattttttatggcGCGACACGCTAATTTGGCAGCCAAACGACGAAAAACGCTGCCGACAGCTATAGGCCTTATACCGCCGTCTTTTTTGGCCAACGCGCATAAGAAGGCGCCGTACAGATAAGGGCATACTTGGGCATTCACTTGCCCACTAAGCAAAAAATTTGTGAGTTTCACCAAGCATCCCAGAAGACGGCACCCATTTTCCCCAGCCGACACAGACGTTAATTCCTTGAGGTGGTTGGGACGCAATCCATCCAAACCCCCCGCAGAGCCACTATAAAACGAATTAATTTTATCTTGATATTTGAACTGTACGTACATGACAGTAATCAAGATGGGTTACAATCAAAGCAAACAGGAGCAAAATAATGTTGCTTTGACTCAGTCAGTATCCAACAAAGTCATGGGAAACAGAGTCAGTTTGATTGAAATTGCGGTCATCGTTCTTTCCATCGTCGTCGTGTTGTCTGCGCTATGCTGTCTGAGAGACCAACTCAGAAAGCGGGTGCGGAGCTGGTTCCACAAGGAAGCAGCCATAGCGGGCTGGTCTCCACCTGTGGTAAAAGTACACACGGTGCAGCCGCCGACTACTCCCAGTAGTAACGACGgatattagtgatgtgatggtGTAAAGGAAGAATTGTGTGAAAAGTGTAAATGGGCGAAAATGTTGCGGAAATTAATGTTAGTTAGTAGGTATGGTAGGaacgtaatgtttttttttctttgtattgaGATTTAAGCAAATGTGTAttaatctaaaaatataataacgataatgaatttcattttattgtgAGGAGGAGATAGGcctccttttataaataaaagtccgaACTATGATGGGTATCTTCTATTGTTCATCAACATACACGGATAGGACAGAATAAACACACAAtcacaataaattatataaaaatctcaGAGCAAGTTAAAAGTGCACCTGTCGCCTAGCAAGCCTTTCACCCAAGAGAGAGAGGTGAGGTGCGGGGGCGAGCGGTGTGACATATGGCCAAGCGTGAGTCGAATTTATTTGGCACTGGCTACAACATCATTCAGCCTTGTCATACGCCACACCACCCCCCAAGGCAGAAAAATAGCCCAACCCGAAAGACACaatgatattattatcttaCAATGCAACCCCAAAGGAAACAATTatacattcttgtaataaaaagaaacatttaggtatataatgcaacatttcaaaaaaaaaaaaaatgctgaaAAGTAACCACTATACAACACAAttgaataaaacatttgaataatgCTTTGGAAGTATCCAAAGAAACAAATTAAACTCTTATACAAACTGCTAACAATCTTAACTAATTTGTAACTTATTAATAAGCATAACTTATAACTAAGTATTAAGATAAACATAAAGGTACTTTGTACAAGTATGACAAGTAACATTAATGTTGTTACATACTGCGggcaatattaaaaaataaaaaaaacaataacaactaGTTTGtgataataaaaagaaacacatGCATTGTTAGGTACATGGACacctaatataaaacaaacatcaATAAAAGAATGAATTGTTTAGTAAGTATaggtaaatgtaaaaatgtattataagtACAACAAAACAAAGGTATGTATAACTGAAAAGGTAAATGCAATGTGTGAGCATATGGGAGGACGACAGTAGGACAGTTACAAATCCAGACGGTCCTTAAATCTTACGTTACGACCGGACCGCGTAGTGTACTGCGGTTTGCTGTTATCAGTAGGCGTAGGTCGAACAGTAGGGGCAGGCGAGACTGGGGGCGCAGTTGGTGCAGCAGGCATCACCGGAGCAGCAGGAACGGGCTCGGAAGTCGCAGGTGAGTGCGCGATGGGTACCCGGGTGGCTGGTGAGGTGGGGATATCTAGTATGTACGCCGGTTTGACGCGGTCAACGCTTACCTGTACATTCTTATCACCTATGGTGATGGTGATAGTTTTATCCCTCCTAGACACGACCTTGTACGGTCCTGTGTAAGGCGGTCTAAGAGAAGGCCTGACTGTGTCATCCCTTAAAAAAATGTGAGACGCGGTGCTGAGGTCCTTCGGTACAAAGATGGATTGCTGGCCGTGTCGCGAGGCAGCTATGGGTCGCAGACGAGCCATGTTCCGACGCAGTTGAGTTGCGAAGCTCTGCAGGTCCTCGAAGCGGTCCTGATTGGGTTCAGCAGGGGAAATTAGCTCACCTGGCAACCGTAGGGGTTCTCCGTACACGAGCTCCGCTGCTGAACACTGCAGATCTTCCTTGAGGGCAGCACGCATACCTAGCAGGACGACAGGTAGCGTTTTGTGCCAGGTGTCCTCATGACACATTAGAGCGGTCTTAAGGTGTCGGTGCATGCGTTCGACGAGGCCATTCGCACACGGATGCTAGCTCGTCGTGCGAAGACGCTTGGAGCCGAGGATCTGCATAAGGGTCTGAAACAGAGAGGACTCAAACTGCCGACCTTGGTCGGTCGTTACGAGAGTGGGAACACCGAAACGTGAGACCCAGCCTCGGAAGAAGGTCTCTGCACACTCCTCTGCCGTCATGTTGACCATCGGCCAGGCTTCTGGCCAGCAGGTGAATCTGTCCACTGCTGTGAGACAGTACTGGTAGCCATTGCTGGAAGGAAGAGGGCCAATGATGTCAATATGTACATGGTAAAAACGTTTTGTCGGGCTGTTGAAGGTGCCGAGTGGTGTGGACGTGTGCCTAGATATCTTGGACCGCTGACAGGTGATGCATGCTCGAGCCCAGTTGTTGCAGTCCTTGCGCATATTAGGCCAAACAACACGGTCAGCCACCATGCGAACGGTTGTCCGCGCGCCAGGGTGACTTAAGTTGTGTATCTTGTCAAAATATGCTCTCCTGAAGGATGGTGTTAGGAAAGGCCGGGGCTTTCCTGTAGATACGTCGCAGTAGACTTCGACGTCCGTGCCCGGTATTGGCACTTTCTCTAGCTTCAGGGATGAGCTGTTGAGCATATTTCGAAGCTCTTCGTCCGTCGCCTGGTCCTCGGCGAGTGGGGCGAAGTTGTCACAGCGAATTGCCTCGACGCGCGACATGGTGTCCGCGACGACGTTGTCTCTCCCGTGAATATGGACGATGTCGGTCGTAAATTGGGAAATAAACGACAACTGGTTCAACTGGACCGGGGGCAGCTTTTCTCTCCGCTGTGAAAATGCATAGATTAACGGTTTATGATCAGTTTATATAGTGACATGAAGTGCTTCCATAATGTGGCGGAAATGCTGTACGCTCTCGTACACGGCGAGAAGTTCTCTGTAGTACGCCGGCCATTGTACTTGCTTAGGGTTGAGCTTTCTACTGAAGTAGGCGAGCGGTTGCCAGTCTTCAGACTCGCTCTTTCTCTGCTGCAGGCAGGCCCCGACGTGGGAACTTGACGCATCCGTGAAGAGTGCCATTGAAGCGGTGCAATCCGGATGAGCCAGCAGGGTTGCCGAGGCTAAGCTCTTCTTGCAAGCCTCGAAGGACTGCTCAAGTTCCGGTGTCCATACAAACGGTTTTAGGCCTTTGGTGTTGGCGGCCGTAACCGCGTTGATCAGTGGCGCCTGGTACTGTGCGGCATTGGGTAGGAATCTACGATAAAAATTGACCATGCCCAGGAATCTACGCATTCCTTGGATGGTCTTCGGAGGCGGGTACTCTATGAGAGCTCGGATACGCTCGTCTGGGGGTCGTGTACCTGCGGCGCTAACTCGGTAACCGAGGAAGGTCACCTCCTCGGCACCGAAGACGCATTTGGCCGGGTTGATCATAACCCCGTACTCGTGCAGCCGCTGAAACAGAATATTAAGATGATTCTTATGCTCAGCCTCGTCTTTAGAGTGCACGAGTATATCGTCGATGTAGGCGAAACAGAAATCCAGACCTCGTACCACCTCGTCTACGAAGCGCTGGAAGGTCTGACCCGCGTTACGCAGACCGAAGGTCATATAAGGGAATTCGTACAGACCGAACGGTGTGATAATTGCGGTTTTGCAGATATCAGGCGGATGGACAGGGATCTGCTGGTATGCCTTCACTAGGTCGATGGTCGTGAAGATGGATGACCCTGCCAGATTTTGGGAATAGTCACCTATGTGGCGCACAGGATAGCAATCCGGAACGGTATGCGCGTTGAGACGACGATAATCACCGCAGGGGCGGTGCGTGTTGTCCTTCTTAGGTACCAGCTGGAGAGGGGATGCCCATGAACTGCTGGAAGGTCTGGCAGTGCCGGCGCGGACCATCTCGGCGAACTCCTTCTGTGCTGCAACAAGTTTGTGCGGTGCTAGCCGACGTGGACGGGCTGTAACCGGCGGACCATCAGAGGTGTTAATAAAATGAACAGTGTCGTGCTTGGGAACCTGAGGGGCTCCGGGGGGCCGCGTGATGCTGGGGATCTGCGCTAGAAGGGAAGCGTATGGAGAGTCTGGTATACTCACTACCTTTACGCTATGTTGGTCCACTGCTGAGAGCTGCGCGGAAGCAGATAAGCCTGTTTTCGCATCTCGTAGCTTGCCTTGAGCGCAATCTGGCAGGAGATGAAAGTGAGCTAGGAAATCTGACCCGATTATCCCAACTGCTACGTCTGCTACTACAAAATTCCATATGAATTCCCGTCTGAGCCCTAAGTTAAGGTTCAACTTGAGTAGCCCGTAAGTAGGTATTACCGTACCATTTGCAGCTATTAAATGGTAGGGCTGCGGCTTCAACTCCCATCCTTGACTTTGTACATACTGACGAGGTATGCAACAGAGATCCAACCCAGTATCAATCAGGAATCTCCTGTTAGTATACTGCTCGGTGACGAAGAGACGGCGGCTTGAGGCGCTGCAGTCAGTAGCCGTCATTACTGTCTGCCGCTCGCGTTTTCCTGACTGGGCGGTGCGCCAGTCCAGTTACAGGGCTTTTCGCACTTAGCTGCCCTAGCTGCGAACCGGTTATGGTACCAGCATAACTGCGGATTGCGCGGGCGTGAGCGGCTACGGCTGCGACTGCGGCTGCGGTTATTAAATGGTAAGGTCTTACCGGCTGTGAGAGCGGCGACAGCGCGAGTGAGCTCTTCCACCTTGCTCTGCAGGGCTTGAAGGTTGCTTGCTGGCTCAGGCGTAGGGGCGCGCACCTCGAAGGCAGCGGGTTGCGCGATTCCATTAGTTGGTCCGCGAGGTCGCACAGCTGGGTCAGAGGCTCCTGCCTCTGGGTCGCGAGAACGATCTGTACTTGCCGAGGGAGCCGGTTAGCCCAGATCGTTCTGAGCAGCTGTTCTGGGAAGGCCGGGCCCGCAAGTGACGTCAGGTGCCGCAGGAATGACGAAGGCTTGCGGTCACCGAGCTGCTCCTTCTCCAGCAGTCTCCGAACCTTCTCTTCGTAGGAAACTGAAAATCGTGACAcgagtgcatgttttaatttgGAGTATGGCTCAGAAGTGGGAGGATTAATTATCAGGTCCTCAACTTCAGCCGAGTACTTGGTGTCTAGTTGGCCGACAGCGTGAAAGTATTTTGTAGTCTCCACTGTTATTCCACTGATGTGGAACTGTGCCTCGAGACTTGCGAACCACAACGCAGGTCTGTCTGGGTTAAATGGGGGCACTTTTACAGAGACCCGGTTGACCGATCTCTCCTCTCCTGTCGCCTCTGCCCATTGCTCTTTAGGTTCCATtaccattaaaatataaataaaattagatataaACAGTAAAGTGGATGTAAAAAGTgtagtgtaaaaataaaaaataaaaatataccttaCAGAACTAAAATAAAGTTCAATAACGTTTGTCACAATACGTTTGACAGCGACGGTTTATAGCGCTGCAGCGCTGAAGAACGCGCTGTACGGCGCTAGACGGCGCCAACTTGCAGCTCTGCGGCGATGAAGGGCGCTAGATAGCGTCGCGTCGACCCGAAGCACTGTGGCGCTGCGACGGTGACAGTTCCCGCTAGACGACGCCAACACAAAGCGCTGCAGCGGTGGATCGGCGAGTGCACGACGTAAAAGTTTATGTTTCGCACGTCACAAAACTATGTTTCGCTGCTACACACTACCTACATTCACATTCACACGGCGTTGGTTCGAATGCGACGGAGCCCTACGTGACACGATGGCCGCGGCGAGGGAATGATCGCCGTTCGCGTCGGTGTCTCGTCGTCGCTCTCGTTGCTGCCGCTTCCGACGTCTCCGGCGTGAACGTGTGGCGGCTAGTACTTGCGAGCCGGCCGCTATGGCGTGTTCGGCGGTTGGTGTAAGCCGGCCGCTTCGGCGAGGTTGAGCTGGTGGGCGGGCACGTCAAAATGCTGCTGGCGGGCCGCGTGCCAACCGATAACCACGCACCACGGCGATAATGTGCTTCTGCTCTCGTGGTCGATTGCTGTTATTTTTGCGGATTTTTACGCGTGCTGGACGAGGCGCGCAAAATGGCCGTCCTCGGTCGAAATTTTCTTCTGTCGGTGGTCACCAATGAGGAGGAGATGGGcctccttttataaataaaagtccgaACTATGATGGGTATCTTCTATTGTTCATCAACATACATGGATAGGACAGAATAAACACACAAtcacaataaattatataaaaatctcaGAGCGAGTTAAAAGTGCACCTGTCGCCTAGCAAGCCTTTCACCCAAGAGAGAGAGGTGAGGTGCGGGGGCGAGCGGTGTGACATATGGCCAAGCGTGAGTCGAATTTATTTGGCACTGGCTACAACATCATTCAGCCTTGTCATACGCCACAATTGCATTGCACATtagtaatgtttaaaaataattaaatttcaaaagaaataaataaataaataaattatctagaTTCTGCTATTCAAAATCGTTAGTAACACGTAAGATCGGATTTAATcaaaattttgtattattattattatttttttctcttttaagAGGGGGGCTACTGTAGGTACACATGTGTATGTATACAGCTAATGCATGCGGTGACGTAACCGCGCTTGCAATAGCCCATCACCCATATAGCGATAATTATATGTcctaataaaatgtatgtaataatagttCTTGCTATACTGAAATACAGTTCAGACGtatttacttgttttatttactgGACCATCGATTAGAGATAAAGAGTTGGATATTTGGACTATTGATCAATCAATTTATTAACTCTAAACATCCACACCAACCTTGGCAATGGAGGCGGCACTAAACCTGCCTCCACTCCATCTGTACATAATCGGGGAAGCTAGACTCGCTATGCTCCGGGCTAAGGAAAGGGGTAAGACGACATGGGGATCAACTGTCATGAGAAAGCTCAAAGAGGACCTTATGACTGACCCGGTTATGGcgatgccctcagacgtcatggtCGGGATTCATAACTTTGTGAGTTACTTCAAGGTGGTAATACCAGAGAGAGAGGAGTGGTCTAGAACTGTACCCTCGCCCTTTCCCAGTGCGGATCGGGTGTGGTTTACCGACGGCTCTAAGCGAGATGGGCTTTCAGGGGCGGGTGTTTACGGAGGGTGCCCCAAGCGAAAGAGGGTAACCAACATGGGGGCACACGCCACAGTTTTTCAGGCCGAGATGTATGCCATAATTGATTGTGTGCACCAAAATTTGGGGAACACAAACAGTAACATTCTCATACTGTCGGACAGCCAGGCTGCTCTTAAGGCAGTGGCGGGCGGCGACTGAATTAGACTCATTACTCATTCTAGAGTGTACAAATAGTCTGAATAAGTTGGGGGCCTCAAACTCGGTAACATTAGGCTGGGTCCCAGGGCACTCTAACAATAAAGGCAACGAAATTGCTGACGAACTTGCGAGAGAGGGATCGGGAACAAGTCTAAACGGACCCGAACCcttctgcgggatctcgaaaagCACCTCTAGATATCATCTGGGGGTACGACTAGGAAATGAATCCAAGGAATTTTGGCCCAACTCAGTTGGCCTGAAACATTTgaagcagctgattagacctttttctaagaaattctcatcagaaatccttactctcactagggggcaggttaggattttaataagggccctcacggggcattgcagactcaataagcacatgcacagaatggagctgaccgactctcctttatgcagattctgcttaggggaagatgagacgccactacatctgctgtgcagctgtgaggctctcatacatagtagaagccgtacacttggggactaaataatggacccccaggaagtcatgcaactttctcccaaaaaggcgttggatctcttcgaacggatcggtctagaggagaatttttaaatgtagggatttaggtcacaatatatctgacaaggtcgcagtgatctcgcgggctgcattcaGTTCGGCCTTcacaattctcaaataataaataaattatacccAAATCTATATCGTTCCCttaatataatccttaatattcaaaagtacgcagacgaagtcgcgggtaccagctagtaaataatacccaaatctttttttttttttttttcatttttgtgcccaaacatgcgatcggtcgactgaccataagcagttttgatggATTGGTTTTATTAACGTGCAGGACAGGCCCCCTCATTAGAAggctgccttcattaaggtgctactgtatgttatcttatatgtgcgtccttttgaggcgtctcatatagtggtagtagtagtatattattgggcattctgccccacctatcgttcgctctgctcacgaccgttcgctgcgctcacttaggtgggtggaatgcccaataatataaaataacacattaaTTACCCATCACAAGACAACACCAAGAACAAAATCAagaataacaacaaaaataaaatgtgaaagaaataagttattgaaaaatgttttaacaagTTTAAACAAGGTTCATGctttaataattctattttgtatgtacttacaatagATGTTGTGAATACTGCCCACTGCAAGAGTATGTTTAACACAATGTAAacatgataaaaatgtaatcaTGATAAAAGTGTAAGTAATCGCGATAAACAGAATTTTAACTTCGCTAAATCTTTGAATAAGAATCGAATCTGCGTTTGTAATCAAAGTGATCAAAGTAACTAATCAAAGTGATTCAATGTTAATTTGAAGTAAGTATcagaaaatttttatttacgagTTTTGGTAGGTACGAGTGTGTAAGTATTGATGTTAGgcgtaattaaagaaaataaggtAGGTAAGGGTAATGCTTTTATTTGTTCAATCGTGTTCAATCTACAAGTTTGTCAGAGTAAAATCGTGGTTCATCTTCAAAGTTTTTGTCAATTCGTGTAACTAGCTTCTGTAACAACTTCCACTCATCGCTGTCATCCGGAGTCTGCAGCTTGATTCGTAGAAGAGCCTTGCGCCAGACTTCTCTTGAATCAGTGTTGTTCACGTCGTTGGCATGGTATATCTTCAAGTCCACCACGTATTCGCCATCCAAGCTAGTTGTACGCCGCTCTGACCCGTTCGCCACCTTGTTCACGAAGTACGATACGATCCTCTTGTCGCTTCCTTCATTGCCGACCGTGCGCCCGTGACTTAGCCCGAAGATGTCGTGTGTCTTTGATTTCTTcctgtaataaaaagaaaatatattttagagttacaaagtaataaaaaccaACTTGCTGTcatatttgataataaatataaatagttaaaacATTGGTGAATGTATGGAATGTAGGGAATGTATACTTGTTCGAGAGATAacgataacataaataaaaacaaagtgattcttgtgatacgtccccaccgggattcgaacccggggcctccggatcgtgagcccaacgctcaaccactggaccacggaggccataaaTAGCAGGAACAGCAGGAGCCTTTAAACGGAGGGATACGGACCGTTCTCGAACGTAAAGTAATGAACCGGATCGTAAATTGACTcgacagggaatcgaacccgtgacttCTGTTGAAGAAATCAAGGTATCAAGCCAATGCACCACATgctgaaaaaatattaacatgtcACATGGTTAATTATACTCACTTTGTATTCTCCTGGTCAATCGACGAAATCGACGGAGGGGCTCGCGAACGCTTCATTTGGCGTGCAGCAGGAGTCTTCTTTgtagatccctgcttcggaataacttcaaattctgaatcggacctgaaacaaaataaatcaaatcaaatcaatgtaATGTACTGCACTGTAACTGTAGAAATTCTTTGGGTGATGTGTACTCCACACACTAATAGGTGAAGCAGAACTTCTAAGTTAAACCTCCAAAATTATGTGATGGAGAACTTACATAGTGCTCATAAGTGGAACTTGTTTTAGCTTGAAGTGTTCACTTGCACAGCGCCGGGGTCGCCTCAGGGCTGGTAAGCGGTGGCTGGTGTCGCTCAGGGCTCAACTCTCTTCACTGAGGAGCGGGGGTTACTCAACTCTTTTCAGCGAGGAGGTTCTTGATCTACTTCTGATAATTTTTACCAAAGACTTCGCTGTTTTATACCCCAAAACTAAAATTGAgcaaaaatgttataaataattgtaGGAATAAatgtaggaatttataagagtagaaacaggttgtatgaactttatgaagaaagaacatacaatcatagcgtagcttttcacgactatgtaaaacggtattcaaaagttttcaaacgtgtttgcgttaccgcgaaggcaatgtttgttagcagtaaaattaaaggtagctcagatattattaaaatgacttggaaagttataaatagcgaaaatgggaaagtcaaagcacgcgatctcgagtatcaattacaaattgacggtaaactactcacaaatgataagcaagttgctgaagcttttgaaaaattctttactgacattccattttcgactaccaaggacttgaagtcatctcctgcactcgctcaatcacttgtaaaggagcacatagatacgtccaaagtagataaactaacatttacacacgtgagtcctagggacgtcttaagagcttttaaatctttagaaatgaaaaagactgcagatcttcatggtctctctgttaaagtcattaactccgtgattgattgcatagctccctatctatcatgtatatttaataaatgtgtagacaatggtgtgtttccagatttaatgaagcacagtaaagtcattccattgtttaaagctggtagtacttctgaccctactaattttagaccaatatctatactacccacgcttagtaaaatatttgaaaaaaaattattactgcaattacttcaacatttcaatttaaacaatttaatgtctaataaacaatttggtttcacaaagggtcgctcaacaaccgatgctggtgttgagttaataaatcatgtttttcaggcttgggaggagtccaaagatgctattggtgtcttttgtgacctttccaaagccttcgattgcgtttgtcatgatatattgatcgcgaaacttcgtcactatggaataacagataatgccatcgctcttttggagtcgtaccttagtggccgcgttcagagggttgatgtgcatggctccagatcgtgtggatctaacgtcactataggcgtcccgcagggctcaattctaggtccatttctattcctagtttacataaacgacctacctagtcttgtaaaacatgaagtggtgctgtttgcagatgatacctccttactttttaaagtaaagagacgacaagattcctttgacgatgtaaacaacgccatttcagaggtagtggattggtttactgtaaacaacctgctacttaatgaaaataaaacaaaatatgtttattttacgttatcgaatgttagtaggccgctcgattctattattgtaaaaaataaggaattggacctcacggatactgctgtatttttgggaattactttggacgctaagttgcaatggagtcctcatattgataagttgtccaaaaggctcagctcagcagcattcgcggtcaaaaaaattcgtttaataaccgatgtagaaaccgcgcgattagtttattttgcctacttccacagtctaatgtcgtacggcatcttgctgtggggtcatgctgcagatgtgaacagcatttttgttctgcaaaagcgggccattcgggcgatttacgaattgggacccaagatgtcacttagaaataaatttaaagaaattaatattttaactatggcatcacaatatatctttgaaaacttaatatatgtaaaaaaacatataggattatttgcaaaaaatagcgatcggcacattgttaatacccgg is a window encoding:
- the LOC126381035 gene encoding uncharacterized protein LOC126381035, which encodes MSTMSDSEFEVIPKQGSTKKTPAARQMKRSRAPPSISSIDQENTKKKSKTHDIFGLSHGRTVGNEGSDKRIVSYFVNKVANGSERRTTSLDGEYVVDLKIYHANDVNNTDSREVWRKALLRIKLQTPDDSDEWKLLQKLVTRIDKNFEDEPRFYSDKLVD
- the LOC126381069 gene encoding uncharacterized protein LOC126381069 produces the protein MRAALKEDLQCSAAELVYGEPLRLPGELISPAEPNQDRFEDLQSFATQLRRNMARLRPIAASRHGQQSIFVPKDLSTASHIFLRDDTVRPSLRPPYTGPYKVVSRRDKTITITIGDKNVQVSVDRVKPAYILDIPTSPATRVPIAHSPATSEPVPAAPVMPAAPTAPPVSPAPTVRPTPTDNSKPQYTTRSGRNVRFKDRLDL